DNA from Amorphoplanes friuliensis DSM 7358:
CTGCGTACCGCCCGGCTTCCACTCGTCAGCAGCCCAGAACCGCGACGAATCCGGCGTCAGCAGCTCGTCCCCAAGCTTCAAAGACCCCCCGGCCAACCCGAGCTCAATCTTCGTATCCGCAATGATGATCCCCTTGGCGGCCGCCACCTCAGACCCCCGCCGGTACACCTCGAGCGTGATCCTCCGCAGCTCAGCCGCCACATCAGCCCCGACCGAAGCCTCAACATCGGCGTAGGTCATGAACTCGTCGTGCCCCTCCCCAGGAGCAACCTTCGTCGTCGGGGTGAAAATCGGCTCGGCCAGCTTCGACCCCTCGATCAGCCCCGGCGGCAGCTCAACACCGGAAACAGCACTGTCTTTCTCGTACTCCTTCAGCCCCGACCCAGCCAGGTAGCCCCGAGCAATGCACTCGACCATGACCATCTCGAGCCGCTCACACCGAACAGCCCGCCCGGCCCACTCCGCGGGAACATCGGTCGCCGAAATGATGTGGTTGGGCACCACATCCGCCAACTGCTCGAACCACCACAGCGACAGCTGCGTGAGGATCTTGCCCTTGTCGGGGATCGCGGTCGGCAGCACCACGTCGTAGATCGAGACCCGATCAGAAGCCACCAGCAGGATGTCATCGCCATCGGCGTAAACATCCCGAACCTTCCCCGAGTGCAACAGCTCCACGAGTACCCCTCAGCAGCAACGGATCCAACCCAGCTCACGCTATCGGACGCACCCTCACCAGCCTGACGACGGCCACAAACCACGGGATGATGTCCGACCCTCACGCTATGTTGCCGACGTGACGGACCTTTCTGCAGGCGCGTACGAGCGCATCATCACGCGTGGCCTCGAGCGACAGCTGGCTGCCTTCGACAAAGATCTCGTCGACAGGCTCGAGCTTGACCCTGCCGATTCTCACGAGGTGCTCGGCAGGCATCTTGCCGCCATCGCTGAACGCGCCCTGAAGGGTGTGACGGGGCAGGGTGCGGCCCGTCTGCAGGCGCAGCTGGATCTGGCCAACCAGATCGCCGAAGCGATCCAGGCTGCAGCGCCACGAGCGGTTCAGCCTGACGATCTGCTGAGCGCACCGGCCGAACTGCTGACGGCGATCGTTCCGCGTCCGCCCGCTCCCGCCGAGGTGGTCTTCCCGGTCCGTCCAGAAACGCCGTTCGCTTCCGGCGCTCTCCTGACCAATGGCCGCGGGCAGCCGCGCATCGGCACCGAGGTCAACAAGGAGATGGCCTCCGCTGACGAGGTCCAGCTGCTGTGCGCCTTCATCAAGTGGCATGGCGTTCGCCTGATCGAGGACGCCGTTCGTCAGCTCATCGCCCGGGGCGGCCGGCTCAGCATCATCACAACGACCTACATGGGCGCCACCGAGCAGCGAGCCTTGGACAGGCTGGCCGAGTTGGGCGCTGAGATCCGAATCTCTTACGAGACGCGGACGACGCGGTTGCACGCCAAGTCGTGGATGTTCCTTCGCCATAGCGGGGCCAGCACCGCCTATGTTGGCTCCTCGAACCTTTCCAAGAGCGCGCTGATCGATGGCCTGGAGTGGAACGTACGCCTCTCGCAGCTTCAGCAAGATGCGGTCGTTGAGACGATCAGAGCCACCTTCGTCGAATATTGGCACGATCCGGCCTTCGAGCCCTACGACCCGCGTGATGCCGACGATCGGGACCGGCTCGCTCAGGCTCTGACCAGGGCCGCAGGCCCAGCGCCGGGCGACCTGCCGATCGACATCACGAGTATCGACGTGCGGCCCTATCCCTACCAGCAGGAAATTCTCGAGCGGCTCGACGCCGAACGAGAAGTCCACAACCGTCACCACAATCTGGTGGTCATGGCGACCGGCACCGGGAAGACGGTTGTTGCGGGCTTGGACTATCGCCGCCTACGGCAGAAGGGCGTGGATTCGCTGCTCTTTGTCGCCCATCAGGAGCGGATCCTCCAGCAGAGCCAGGCAGTGTTTCGCCAAGTGCTCCGAGACGGCACTTTCGGGGAGCTCTTTGTCGGCGGCCAACGCCCCCAGGAGTGGCGGCACGTGTTCGCGTCGGTGCAGTCGCTTCACCAGATCGTCGATGAGCTCGATGCCGATCGCTTCGACATGGTCATCGTTGACGAGTTCCACCACGCCGAGGCGGCAACCTACAAGCGCCTGCTTCAGAGGCTGCAGCCCAAAATCCTGCTGGGGCTGACGGCCACGCCGGAGCGCGCCGACGGGCAAGACATCAGGCATTGGTTCGATGGCCATACCGCGGTGGAACTGCGGCTGTGGGAGGCGCTCGAACGGCAATTGCTGGCGCCGTTCCAATACTTCGGTGTCCACGACGAAGTGAACCTGTCGAGCCTCCGATGGAAACGAGGTCGCGGCTACGACATCAGTCAGCTGGAGAACGTCTACACCGGCGACGACGCTCGCGTCCGTCTTGTCATCGAGGCGGTCAACAAGAAGGTCGACGTCGCGCGGATGCGCGGGCTCGGGTTCTGCGTCAGCATCAAACACGCCGACTTCATGGCCGAGCGCTTCAACCGAGTGGGGATCCCGGCACGCGCCCTCCACTCGGGAGTTGACAGTGCCACACAGCGCGAGGCCGTCCGGCAGCTCGAACACGGCAGCCTGAGCATGCTGTTCACCGTTGACCTCTTCAACGAAGGCATCGACCTGCCGAAGGTCGACACCATCCTCATGTTGCGTCCGACTGAGAGCGCGACCATCTTCCTTCAGCAGCTCGGCCGCGGGCTGCGCCTGTCGGACGACAAAGCTTGTCTCACGGTTCTTGACTTCATCGGTGGCCAGAACGGCCAGTTCCGCTTCGACCTACGTTACCGAGCTCTGACCGGCGCCACGCGACGCACTCTGGCCCACGACGTCGAGCATGACTTCCCCACCCTGCCCGCCGGCTGCCACATCGAGCTCGACCGGGTGGCCAAGAAGATCGTGCTGGACAACATCCGCGCCGCGCTGCGGCTGCAGCGTAAAGACTTCATCGCTGAGCTCCGGCACCTGGAGCCCGTCACGCTCGCCAAGTTCCTCGAAGAGACGGGCCTCGAAATTGAGGACCTCTATCGGAGGAAGAGTGGCCGCGGCTGGACCGGCCTCCGCGAGGACGCCGGCCTGGAGACGCCGGGGACGGTTGACGACCAGGCTCTCAGCGCGGCCTTTGGTCGGATGCTGCACATCGACGACACCGATCGACTTCGCGCGCTGCGCCAGCTCGCCGACGGCCACGTCGTCCGCGGTCGGCTCGGATCGATGCTGAGCCAGTCCCTCTGGGGCAACCCCCGAGAAGACAGCGCTCAGCGCCTCGCTGACTATCCCAAGCGTCGAGCCGAGTTGCATCAGATCGCCGATGTGCTGGAGTCCCGCATCGAGCGTGTCACCGTTCCGGTGGATCCCAACGGCGTCAACCCGCTGCGCATCCATGCTCGGTACTCGCGCAACGAGATCGGGGCGGCGTTTGGAATCGCTGATCCCGCCAACATCCGCGAAGGCGTCAAGTGGCTGCCCGACGAGAACGCCGACATCTTCTTCGTCACGCTGACGAAGACTGAGGAGCATTACTCGCCCACCACGATGTATCAGGACAGGGCGATCACCGAATCGCTGTTCCAGTGGGAGTCGCAGAGCACGACGTCCTCCGCGTCTCCCACCGGTCAGCGATACATCAATCACGTGCGTGGTGGCTCATCGGTCCACCTCTTTGTCCGCGACGTCAAGGATGCGGACGGCGATCTGGGGGTGCAGCCCTACCTCTACGCCGGCCCCATGACCTACGTGAGCCACACCGGGGATCGGCCGATGCGCATCCAGTGGCTGCTCGACCATGCCCTGCCGGCGGACATCTTCCACTCGGCGCGAGTGATGGCTGCCTAGCCGTCAGGGTGCGTACGCCCAGACGGCGTTGGAGCGGGTGAGGTAGAGGCGGCCGCCGGTGACGGTGACTGGGCCGGGGTTGAGGGTGCCGATCTGATGGCCGGTGGAGGCGCGTTTGCCGGTTGCGGCGTGGAGGATGCCCAGGGGCTGGCCGGCGTCCACCGCTGTGTAGAGCAGCCCGCCCGCCCTAACCGGCTGGCTGGTGTTGCCGCGGAAGGTGGCCGTCCATTCGGGGCGGGCTGTCCGGGCGTTCAGGGCTTCGATGCCGCGAGGAATGACGCGGTAGACGCGGCGGCCATCCGCGGCGATCTGTGTGCTGGCCTTGCGCGGCGCCGTCCAGGCCGTTGCGCCGGTTGCTGCGTTTACGGCGATCAGGGCGCGGGACGGATCGGTGACGTAGAAGCGGTCGCCCGCCGGGGTGGCGGCCTGAGCGTTCCAGGTCACGCGTTTGCTCCAGAGTGCCTTTCCGGTGGTGATCGAAATCGTGCGGGTGCCCGCGCCGTTGATCATTAGGCGGCCGTTTGCGGATACGCCGGAGGACTTGTAGTTGAGGAGGGTCCAGCGTTCTGTTCCGTCGGTTACGCGGAGGCCGGTCACTTCCGGGGTGTCCGATTCTGAGGAGCCGCTCACCGCGGCGATGCCCTTGTCCACGACAAGGGTCTCCACCGGAAATGATGTTCCGGCCGACCAGGCTTCCTTGCCTGATGTCACGTGGAGCGCGAGCACGGCACCATTCGGGTCGCTCTGGGATTGGCAGCCGTGGTTGGCGGCGATCAGGAGGCCGCCGGCCACGGCCAATCGGGGTGTGCTTTCGTCTTCGGGGCTGGCCCAGCGGTAGCGCCAGGAGAGGCGGCCGGTTCCGGCTTGGAAGGCGGCGATGCCGGTTGCTTCGGTGACGAAGACCCGGCCGCCGGAGACCAGTGGTTGTGACGGGCCTGAGCAGGACCAGGATGGTGATGTGGCCAGGGGTGCGGTCCAGCGGCTCTCGAGGGCGTTGACGGTGCCCGCGTTGATCACTGATTCGCTGGGGTTGTAGTAGGTGTCGGCGGGGCTGTAGCCCGGTGCGGTCCAGGCGGACAGGAGTGCGGCGGTCGCGAGCTGGGCGAGCATGAGGTCCTCCAGTGGTTTGCGGCTTTTGCGGGGGTAACGTAAGCCGCGAAAACCCGGCCTCGTGCGACAACGGCAAAAAGTGACGGAAAGGCGACGGAACAGGCCCTTGATGAAAGCTCTATGCCCTTTCGTTACCTGAACGAGTGTCGATCGTCATTGGACTTACTTACGCTGCGGCGCATTGACTTCCCAGGAGGACAGGTCTAAATGCGTCGATATATGCGCGAGCGGTACAACCGCTCGGCACTGCGCGCCGTTGGTGCAGCCGTGGTGGCCACCGCTCTCGGCTTGAGTTTCACCGGACCCGTGAACGCTGCCGCGAAAGCCGCCGAAACACCGTTTATCAGTGAAATTCACTACGACAATGCGGGTGCGGACAGCGGCGAGGCGATCGAGATCCAGGCGCCGGCCGG
Protein-coding regions in this window:
- a CDS encoding DUF3427 domain-containing protein, whose translation is MTDLSAGAYERIITRGLERQLAAFDKDLVDRLELDPADSHEVLGRHLAAIAERALKGVTGQGAARLQAQLDLANQIAEAIQAAAPRAVQPDDLLSAPAELLTAIVPRPPAPAEVVFPVRPETPFASGALLTNGRGQPRIGTEVNKEMASADEVQLLCAFIKWHGVRLIEDAVRQLIARGGRLSIITTTYMGATEQRALDRLAELGAEIRISYETRTTRLHAKSWMFLRHSGASTAYVGSSNLSKSALIDGLEWNVRLSQLQQDAVVETIRATFVEYWHDPAFEPYDPRDADDRDRLAQALTRAAGPAPGDLPIDITSIDVRPYPYQQEILERLDAEREVHNRHHNLVVMATGTGKTVVAGLDYRRLRQKGVDSLLFVAHQERILQQSQAVFRQVLRDGTFGELFVGGQRPQEWRHVFASVQSLHQIVDELDADRFDMVIVDEFHHAEAATYKRLLQRLQPKILLGLTATPERADGQDIRHWFDGHTAVELRLWEALERQLLAPFQYFGVHDEVNLSSLRWKRGRGYDISQLENVYTGDDARVRLVIEAVNKKVDVARMRGLGFCVSIKHADFMAERFNRVGIPARALHSGVDSATQREAVRQLEHGSLSMLFTVDLFNEGIDLPKVDTILMLRPTESATIFLQQLGRGLRLSDDKACLTVLDFIGGQNGQFRFDLRYRALTGATRRTLAHDVEHDFPTLPAGCHIELDRVAKKIVLDNIRAALRLQRKDFIAELRHLEPVTLAKFLEETGLEIEDLYRRKSGRGWTGLREDAGLETPGTVDDQALSAAFGRMLHIDDTDRLRALRQLADGHVVRGRLGSMLSQSLWGNPREDSAQRLADYPKRRAELHQIADVLESRIERVTVPVDPNGVNPLRIHARYSRNEIGAAFGIADPANIREGVKWLPDENADIFFVTLTKTEEHYSPTTMYQDRAITESLFQWESQSTTSSASPTGQRYINHVRGGSSVHLFVRDVKDADGDLGVQPYLYAGPMTYVSHTGDRPMRIQWLLDHALPADIFHSARVMAA
- a CDS encoding phosphoribosylaminoimidazolesuccinocarboxamide synthase codes for the protein MELLHSGKVRDVYADGDDILLVASDRVSIYDVVLPTAIPDKGKILTQLSLWWFEQLADVVPNHIISATDVPAEWAGRAVRCERLEMVMVECIARGYLAGSGLKEYEKDSAVSGVELPPGLIEGSKLAEPIFTPTTKVAPGEGHDEFMTYADVEASVGADVAAELRRITLEVYRRGSEVAAAKGIIIADTKIELGLAGGSLKLGDELLTPDSSRFWAADEWKPGGTQRYLDKQFLRDWSSSLTGWDRTAPGPEIPDEVVEATRNRYVEVYERLTGDAWR
- a CDS encoding outer membrane protein assembly factor BamB family protein, which codes for MLAQLATAALLSAWTAPGYSPADTYYNPSESVINAGTVNALESRWTAPLATSPSWSCSGPSQPLVSGGRVFVTEATGIAAFQAGTGRLSWRYRWASPEDESTPRLAVAGGLLIAANHGCQSQSDPNGAVLALHVTSGKEAWSAGTSFPVETLVVDKGIAAVSGSSESDTPEVTGLRVTDGTERWTLLNYKSSGVSANGRLMINGAGTRTISITTGKALWSKRVTWNAQAATPAGDRFYVTDPSRALIAVNAATGATAWTAPRKASTQIAADGRRVYRVIPRGIEALNARTARPEWTATFRGNTSQPVRAGGLLYTAVDAGQPLGILHAATGKRASTGHQIGTLNPGPVTVTGGRLYLTRSNAVWAYAP